A single genomic interval of Halomonas sp. GT harbors:
- a CDS encoding uroporphyrinogen-III synthase translates to MSQPVLICRPGDRGEALANSLRSQGAYVEQLDVMRLEPLPEDYVQRSIWLDIDQYHKIVVVSPFAAYCLSEALDRYWPQLPVGIDYYSVGRATAGVLFEQLGVRVHIPPPDHGEDTSEALLSLASLKTLTHQRILLVAGEGGRSLLADTLGARGANVTRIAVYRRVYQAPTPALQQRLLTGDYQALIATSGELLQHLARWCEQAALNQPLIVSSHRLAKLAGKLGFRDLKVASGATPAALAAVLGRSCNPKGADVDQGT, encoded by the coding sequence ATGAGTCAACCGGTACTGATCTGCCGCCCTGGTGATCGGGGAGAGGCACTAGCAAATTCGCTGCGTTCTCAGGGGGCTTATGTCGAGCAACTTGACGTTATGCGCTTAGAGCCGCTGCCCGAAGATTATGTGCAGCGCAGCATTTGGTTAGATATTGATCAGTACCATAAAATAGTGGTGGTCAGTCCCTTTGCCGCTTACTGTTTAAGCGAAGCGCTTGATCGCTACTGGCCCCAACTGCCTGTTGGCATTGATTACTACAGTGTCGGCCGTGCGACGGCAGGCGTACTATTTGAACAGCTGGGTGTACGTGTCCATATACCTCCGCCTGACCATGGGGAAGACACGAGTGAGGCACTGTTGTCACTTGCCTCTCTCAAAACGCTTACGCACCAACGTATATTGCTAGTGGCTGGTGAAGGTGGTCGCTCATTATTAGCCGATACCTTAGGCGCACGCGGGGCCAATGTGACCCGCATCGCGGTGTATCGACGTGTATATCAAGCGCCAACGCCTGCCCTGCAGCAGCGTCTATTAACAGGCGATTATCAAGCGTTAATCGCTACCAGCGGCGAACTGCTTCAACATCTGGCAAGATGGTGTGAACAAGCAGCGTTGAACCAACCGCTAATCGTTTCCAGTCACCGTTTAGCTAAACTGGCCGGTAAACTGGGTTTTCGTGACCTCAAGGTGGCGTCGGGAGCAACGCCAGCTGCACTGGCAGCGGTGTTGGGTCGGTCCTGCAACCCAAAGGGTGCCGATGTCGATCAAGGAACTTAA
- a CDS encoding uroporphyrinogen-III C-methyltransferase: MSKQPNDQEGVHNASADASQDDAKPSDTSSSSGETATTGNTTASSYAAKNSRSRRRNKGSYNAPNASTVSANVNHDQASTKPSAAPQQTTDTKSSVEPKPSAEPKSSAEPKPSADVKSSAGTKQTASTKPTSGGTSTSGNAAHVPPSSKNSTANSGNGGGKGSGIAIALVIILALAVAFAAWQGWQRLDNQQQRIDELAQQTQSSASQQEVSDLASRIESSEAERTQALDSTMSELRSELDSYRGEVNSTLDDVLAQLSQEQETDERDWLHAEAAYLLRLANQRLQLEGDVEGAAALLRTADARLVDADNPALTPVRREIANELAALDAVPQVDRTGIYLALNAQQERIAGLRLSQEIEERAVTSSIEQPPTGTFQRQLARFGEELKDLVVIRQHDEALETLITPEQESYLRQSLRLILEQSQLALLKEEQALFEASIDKSLALLNGYYDTEREETQSVIARLQELKQTQVQPELPDISASQQALAGFIENRFESRRQGGGDA, encoded by the coding sequence ATGAGCAAACAACCAAACGATCAGGAAGGCGTACACAACGCGTCTGCCGATGCATCTCAAGACGACGCTAAACCGAGCGACACGTCCTCGTCGAGCGGCGAAACGGCAACAACAGGCAACACGACAGCGTCTTCTTACGCCGCTAAAAACAGCCGCTCGCGTCGCCGTAATAAAGGGAGCTATAACGCGCCCAATGCCAGCACCGTATCAGCGAACGTCAATCATGACCAAGCCTCGACCAAACCAAGTGCGGCCCCCCAACAGACAACGGATACTAAGTCATCTGTTGAGCCTAAGCCTTCTGCAGAACCTAAGTCTTCTGCAGAACCTAAGCCTTCGGCAGACGTTAAATCATCAGCAGGAACCAAGCAGACGGCAAGCACCAAGCCAACGAGCGGTGGTACTAGCACGTCTGGAAATGCTGCACATGTCCCGCCTTCTTCTAAGAACAGCACCGCGAACAGTGGCAATGGTGGCGGCAAAGGCAGCGGTATCGCCATTGCACTGGTGATTATCCTGGCACTCGCCGTTGCGTTTGCTGCTTGGCAAGGCTGGCAGCGCTTGGATAATCAGCAGCAGCGTATAGACGAGCTGGCCCAGCAAACGCAAAGCAGTGCCTCGCAGCAAGAGGTTAGCGACCTAGCATCACGTATTGAAAGCAGCGAAGCCGAGCGCACCCAAGCGCTAGACAGCACGATGAGCGAGCTGCGTAGCGAACTGGATAGCTACCGTGGTGAGGTCAACAGCACATTAGACGACGTGCTAGCGCAGCTGTCTCAAGAGCAGGAGACCGATGAGCGTGACTGGCTACATGCCGAGGCCGCTTATCTGCTACGGCTAGCCAACCAACGCCTGCAATTGGAAGGTGACGTTGAGGGTGCTGCCGCCCTACTACGCACTGCCGACGCTCGCTTGGTTGATGCTGACAATCCGGCACTAACGCCAGTACGTCGTGAAATTGCGAATGAACTTGCAGCCCTGGATGCCGTACCGCAGGTTGACCGCACCGGTATTTATCTCGCGCTGAACGCTCAGCAAGAGCGTATCGCTGGCCTACGGCTGTCACAAGAGATTGAAGAGCGCGCTGTTACTTCTAGTATTGAGCAGCCGCCCACGGGCACCTTCCAGCGTCAGTTGGCTCGCTTTGGTGAAGAACTAAAAGATCTTGTAGTGATTCGTCAGCACGATGAAGCATTAGAAACACTGATTACACCAGAGCAAGAGTCCTACTTGCGTCAAAGCCTACGCTTGATTCTTGAACAGTCTCAGCTGGCACTGCTGAAAGAAGAGCAAGCGCTTTTTGAGGCAAGCATCGATAAGTCACTAGCGCTGCTGAACGGCTACTACGACACCGAACGTGAAGAGACTCAAAGCGTTATTGCTCGCCTGCAAGAACTAAAGCAAACCCAGGTGCAGCCTGAATTGCCGGACATCAGTGCTTCGCAACAAGCACTAGCGGGCTTCATTGAAAACCGCTTTGAGTCGCGTCGCCAAGGTGGAGGTGATGCATGA
- a CDS encoding heme biosynthesis HemY N-terminal domain-containing protein, with protein MRKLILLVVAGLAVGALFGHLMMSVPGYWLIRVGDTSVQTSFWFGLVLLLGAFIVLHFALRLLSGIIRPVGRFRTWNSRARNRRAMKRTVRGLVALTEGRWKKAEKTLVRAADDSSTPLVNYLSAALAAHYQGHHEQSQEHLNQAQLTTEGADTAIGLMQAQLMVDRQQPEEALAILNRLDKKLPNHPQVLKLLKQVHLSVNDWEGLRQLIPRLAAQKLITQQEREQLEFKAYRELIVFEAKNPTNIERVRGLWADMPDYLRGNTELIVLYTEALLQANEEPIAERLLNHSLDSHWDARLVKRYGLLNVDASRQLAKAEKWLQERPNDPELLLTCGRLSLRTGKWEKALEYFEASQRQRPNGEVCAELARLYASLGEHNKSQLYYRHSVDMLAKSLPSLPQPSDANDSKQSEPKKAVKKSA; from the coding sequence ATGAGAAAACTAATTCTCTTAGTTGTTGCCGGCCTAGCGGTCGGCGCACTGTTCGGGCACTTGATGATGTCAGTGCCAGGCTATTGGTTAATACGCGTTGGTGACACCTCGGTACAAACGTCGTTTTGGTTCGGCTTGGTACTGCTGCTAGGCGCCTTTATCGTCTTACACTTTGCCTTACGCCTGCTCAGCGGCATTATTCGTCCGGTGGGGCGTTTTCGCACCTGGAATAGCCGTGCCCGCAATCGTCGTGCAATGAAACGTACCGTGCGCGGTTTGGTTGCCTTAACCGAAGGCCGCTGGAAAAAAGCCGAGAAAACGCTGGTGCGAGCGGCTGACGATTCCAGCACACCACTTGTCAACTACCTTTCTGCGGCACTGGCGGCGCATTACCAAGGCCACCATGAGCAGTCTCAAGAGCATTTAAACCAGGCTCAGCTCACTACCGAAGGGGCTGATACGGCCATTGGTCTGATGCAGGCTCAACTGATGGTTGATCGTCAGCAGCCTGAGGAAGCACTGGCTATCCTGAACCGCCTGGATAAAAAGCTGCCCAACCACCCGCAAGTGCTCAAGCTCCTTAAGCAAGTGCACCTAAGCGTTAACGACTGGGAAGGCTTACGCCAGTTAATACCACGCCTAGCGGCACAAAAACTGATCACCCAGCAAGAGCGTGAGCAGCTGGAATTCAAAGCGTACCGTGAATTGATTGTTTTTGAGGCCAAAAACCCCACGAACATTGAGCGGGTGCGCGGGTTATGGGCCGATATGCCGGACTATCTACGCGGCAATACCGAGCTAATCGTGCTCTATACCGAGGCACTTTTACAGGCCAACGAAGAGCCTATCGCCGAGCGCTTGCTTAACCACTCGCTGGACAGCCACTGGGATGCGCGTTTAGTGAAACGCTACGGTCTGCTTAACGTAGATGCCTCACGCCAATTAGCAAAAGCGGAAAAATGGCTTCAAGAGCGGCCCAACGATCCCGAACTATTGCTGACCTGCGGCCGCCTTTCGCTGCGTACTGGCAAGTGGGAAAAAGCGCTGGAGTACTTTGAAGCCAGTCAGCGTCAACGCCCTAACGGTGAAGTATGCGCCGAGCTTGCTCGCCTCTATGCAAGCCTTGGCGAACACAACAAGAGCCAGCTCTACTACCGCCACAGTGTGGATATGCTCGCTAAGTCACTGCCCTCGCTTCCGCAACCAAGCGACGCCAATGACAGCAAGCAAAGTGAGCCCAAAAAAGCCGTTAAGAAAAGCGCTTAA
- the mscL gene encoding large-conductance mechanosensitive channel protein MscL: MAKFFKEFREFAVKGNVVDMAVGIIIGGAFTLIVKSLVADVMNPVIGLLVGGVDFSNLFFVLREGSGGGPYTTLADAQAAGAVTLNVGLFINAVVSFTIVAFVVFLLVRTINRMKREEAVAPADPTEKPCPYCFMVVPIKAVRCGHCTSELTAEDAAEMTSGSAK, from the coding sequence ATGGCAAAATTTTTTAAGGAATTCCGCGAGTTTGCGGTGAAGGGAAACGTGGTTGATATGGCCGTTGGCATCATTATTGGTGGTGCCTTCACGCTGATTGTGAAAAGCCTGGTTGCCGATGTTATGAACCCGGTGATCGGTTTATTGGTGGGTGGAGTCGATTTTTCGAACCTCTTTTTCGTACTAAGAGAAGGGAGCGGTGGTGGGCCGTATACAACGCTTGCTGATGCTCAGGCGGCAGGGGCGGTAACGCTCAATGTGGGATTATTTATTAACGCGGTGGTGAGCTTTACGATTGTTGCTTTTGTGGTTTTTTTGTTGGTTCGCACGATTAATCGAATGAAACGGGAAGAGGCGGTTGCGCCTGCTGACCCGACGGAAAAGCCTTGCCCATACTGCTTTATGGTGGTGCCTATTAAAGCAGTGCGCTGCGGCCATTGTACGTCTGAATTAACCGCTGAGGATGCGGCTGAAATGACGTCAGGTTCGGCTAAATAA
- the aroQ gene encoding type II 3-dehydroquinate dehydratase, producing the protein MRQGKVLVLHGPNLNLLGSRQPEIYGYETLEDVNNLLREKAVMAGCDITCLQSNHEGELIDAIHAARIDGTQAIIINPAAYTHTSVAILDALNAFDGKVIEVHLSNVHKREAFRHHSYVSLRADGVIAGLGVQGYRAALDAVLVSWAE; encoded by the coding sequence ATGCGTCAGGGAAAAGTCTTGGTACTACATGGCCCCAATCTCAATTTGCTAGGAAGTCGTCAGCCAGAGATATATGGCTACGAAACCCTAGAGGACGTGAATAATCTTCTGCGTGAAAAAGCAGTGATGGCGGGCTGTGATATTACTTGCCTACAAAGTAATCATGAAGGCGAGTTGATTGATGCTATTCACGCTGCGCGTATTGATGGGACTCAGGCGATTATTATTAATCCGGCCGCTTATACCCATACGTCCGTCGCTATTCTCGATGCATTGAATGCTTTCGACGGCAAGGTAATCGAAGTGCATTTATCGAATGTGCATAAGCGTGAAGCGTTCCGCCACCATTCGTATGTTTCTCTGCGCGCCGACGGCGTGATTGCGGGATTGGGTGTACAGGGTTATCGCGCTGCGTTAGATGCGGTGTTGGTATCATGGGCAGAATAG
- a CDS encoding DUF72 domain-containing protein, whose protein sequence is MTLPLYLGLPMWANQDWLGTLYPRHAKTDLLSDYAAVFSSVEGNTTFYSGAPKADTVAAWARQTPPHFRFCFKLPATVTHDQRLTQPENAWAFLEALAPLHDRLGPTMVQLPRDFGPSELPQLAALLAQWPAHLPCAVEVRHPAFFLKGEAEKALNRLLITYSANRVMLDVRPVFSTPANDHSGLAHAQQEKPKLPLHVLSTANYPVIRFIGHIDKTINRDYFTPWIDRLTLWISQGKTPFLFVHTADNRTSPELARRLYHDVQHRITLPALSSFAGEKQSQLF, encoded by the coding sequence ATGACGCTCCCTCTTTATTTGGGCCTACCTATGTGGGCTAACCAGGATTGGCTTGGCACCCTCTATCCACGGCATGCCAAAACTGACCTGTTAAGCGATTATGCAGCGGTCTTCTCAAGCGTTGAGGGCAACACCACCTTTTATAGCGGCGCACCAAAGGCAGACACGGTGGCTGCATGGGCGCGGCAAACACCCCCTCATTTTCGTTTCTGCTTTAAACTTCCTGCCACGGTCACCCATGATCAGCGTTTAACCCAGCCGGAAAATGCCTGGGCGTTTCTAGAGGCGCTCGCACCCTTGCATGATCGCCTTGGTCCTACCATGGTTCAGCTACCACGTGATTTTGGCCCTTCGGAGCTGCCCCAGCTAGCAGCACTACTTGCGCAATGGCCGGCCCACTTACCGTGTGCAGTGGAGGTACGCCACCCCGCTTTTTTCCTCAAAGGAGAGGCAGAAAAAGCCCTTAACCGCTTGTTAATAACTTATTCAGCTAACCGCGTAATGCTTGATGTTCGTCCGGTGTTTTCAACACCCGCCAATGACCATTCTGGCTTAGCGCATGCACAGCAAGAAAAGCCGAAACTCCCGCTACACGTGCTTTCGACAGCGAATTATCCGGTCATTCGCTTCATTGGCCATATTGACAAAACAATTAATAGGGACTATTTCACGCCGTGGATAGACCGCCTCACCCTGTGGATAAGTCAGGGGAAAACCCCTTTCTTATTTGTGCATACTGCAGATAATCGAACGTCACCAGAACTAGCCCGCCGTTTGTATCATGACGTTCAACACCGCATCACTTTGCCAGCGCTTTCGTCATTCGCCGGCGAGAAGCAGAGCCAACTGTTTTGA
- a CDS encoding sodium-dependent transporter has translation MAKLAHAQWSSRMGFVLAAAGSAVGLGNIWRFSYMVGDSGGAAFVLVYLACVALVGLPILVAEWMIGRRGQKNPINTMADLAADHGKSKAWALIGVSGVLAAFLILSFYSVIGGWSLNYTLSSVIGTFNGQDADAISGLFGGMLASPTTLLLWHTAFMLLVIGIVARGVTKGLESAARLLMPALVVLMLILVGYGMASGYFGEALAFMFRPDWSALNGGVVLAAMGQAFFTLSLGMGIMMAYGSYLGEDVNLISTARTVIILDTVIALLAGLAIFPIVFANGLSAGEGPGLIFVTLPLAFGNMAGGTILGLMFFLLLTFAALTSAISLLEPTVEMLEERTTMSRVTATLASGIGVWLLGVAALLSFNVWSEVLFFGLNIFDLLDTFTSKILLPLTGLGAIVFVAWCLKRDSVEAELGLSSTGVSVWNVIARFVAPAGVIAVFVTGLL, from the coding sequence ATGGCAAAACTTGCACATGCACAGTGGTCATCGCGCATGGGATTTGTGCTGGCGGCCGCTGGATCAGCCGTTGGACTTGGCAACATTTGGCGCTTTTCTTACATGGTGGGCGACAGCGGTGGTGCCGCTTTCGTGCTTGTCTACCTTGCTTGCGTGGCGTTGGTGGGCCTGCCCATTTTGGTGGCTGAATGGATGATTGGCCGCCGTGGCCAAAAAAATCCAATTAATACCATGGCTGACCTTGCAGCCGATCATGGTAAATCTAAGGCGTGGGCGTTAATCGGGGTGAGCGGCGTATTAGCGGCGTTCCTGATTCTGTCTTTTTACAGTGTCATTGGGGGCTGGTCGCTGAACTACACCCTTAGCTCAGTCATCGGTACGTTTAACGGCCAAGATGCTGACGCAATTAGTGGTCTTTTTGGCGGCATGCTGGCGAGCCCAACAACTTTGCTGCTTTGGCATACTGCCTTTATGTTGCTTGTCATTGGTATCGTCGCGCGCGGCGTAACCAAGGGCCTAGAGAGCGCAGCCCGGCTGCTGATGCCTGCCTTGGTTGTATTAATGCTGATACTGGTGGGCTATGGGATGGCAAGTGGCTATTTCGGCGAAGCGCTAGCGTTTATGTTCCGTCCTGATTGGAGTGCACTGAATGGTGGTGTTGTACTCGCTGCCATGGGCCAAGCCTTCTTTACCCTGTCGCTGGGTATGGGCATCATGATGGCTTACGGCTCTTACCTTGGTGAAGACGTTAATCTTATTAGCACAGCACGCACGGTGATCATTCTTGATACGGTGATTGCACTACTGGCGGGACTAGCGATCTTCCCCATTGTGTTTGCGAATGGTCTCAGTGCTGGCGAGGGTCCAGGCTTGATTTTTGTCACGTTGCCATTGGCTTTCGGCAACATGGCAGGCGGTACAATTCTGGGCTTGATGTTCTTCTTGCTGCTGACCTTTGCTGCCTTAACGTCAGCGATTTCACTGTTGGAACCAACGGTAGAAATGCTCGAAGAACGCACTACGATGTCTCGTGTCACTGCCACATTGGCAAGCGGGATTGGCGTATGGTTGCTTGGCGTTGCCGCCTTACTGTCATTTAACGTGTGGTCTGAGGTGCTTTTCTTCGGCCTTAATATTTTCGATCTACTCGATACGTTTACCAGCAAGATCTTGCTGCCATTAACAGGCCTAGGGGCCATTGTATTTGTCGCGTGGTGCTTGAAGCGTGACAGTGTAGAGGCCGAGCTGGGGCTTTCGTCCACTGGCGTTAGCGTATGGAACGTCATCGCGCGTTTTGTAGCGCCCGCGGGCGTTATTGCTGTGTTCGTCACAGGGCTACTTTAA
- a CDS encoding PA3496 family putative envelope integrity protein: MRNVERITSVKSELLDIFMSMEVDEHVQRRRSAAQRSLRARRGIELHREFQKLSRDIAPLPDDDEQQESELH; this comes from the coding sequence ATGAGAAACGTCGAACGAATTACCTCGGTAAAAAGCGAACTGCTCGATATCTTTATGAGTATGGAAGTGGATGAGCATGTTCAACGCCGGCGCAGTGCCGCGCAGCGCAGCCTAAGGGCGCGTAGGGGAATCGAGCTGCATCGGGAGTTTCAGAAGTTATCGCGGGATATTGCCCCCTTGCCAGACGATGACGAGCAGCAAGAGAGTGAATTGCATTAA
- the hexR gene encoding transcriptional regulator HexR has protein sequence MSRALFDEMRRRMEHFRRSEQKVARFVLRNPDEVIHMRIVDLATEAKVSEPTVVRFCRALGCNGFQDFKLQLAQMLASGSQFAQFSMNDSDSVAEFSHSIFDSTVGTLLSVRDRLDNDALGRAVNALAMANRVEFYGFGASGAVAFDAQHKFFRLQISTSAYADPHMQNMSAVTLKEGDVVVAISQTGRTKALVASVRLAREAGATVIGLCPSDSPLASEVSLPLYIDVHEDTEIYTPLSSRIAHLVLIDVLAVGVAKTRGPKLAEQLKAVKKSLNTLRYPEES, from the coding sequence GTGAGCCGCGCCCTGTTCGATGAAATGAGACGCCGCATGGAGCATTTCCGTCGCTCCGAGCAAAAGGTTGCGCGGTTCGTACTGCGCAATCCTGACGAGGTCATCCATATGCGGATTGTCGACCTCGCAACAGAGGCTAAAGTCAGTGAGCCTACCGTCGTGCGCTTCTGTCGCGCACTCGGCTGTAATGGGTTCCAGGACTTTAAACTCCAGCTTGCCCAGATGCTGGCTAGTGGCAGTCAGTTTGCCCAGTTCTCAATGAACGATAGCGATTCGGTTGCCGAATTTTCCCACAGCATTTTCGACTCCACCGTGGGCACGCTTTTATCGGTGCGCGACCGACTTGATAATGATGCCCTCGGTCGTGCGGTCAACGCTCTCGCCATGGCAAACCGTGTCGAGTTCTATGGCTTTGGGGCCTCTGGTGCCGTGGCCTTTGATGCCCAACATAAGTTCTTCCGCCTGCAAATATCGACCTCCGCTTATGCCGACCCTCATATGCAAAATATGTCGGCGGTCACGCTTAAAGAGGGCGATGTCGTGGTCGCTATCTCGCAGACAGGTCGTACCAAGGCGTTGGTCGCTAGCGTTCGTTTAGCGCGTGAAGCAGGTGCCACCGTTATTGGTCTGTGCCCAAGTGACTCGCCGCTGGCCAGCGAAGTGAGCCTGCCGCTGTATATCGACGTGCATGAAGATACCGAAATCTACACGCCGCTTAGCTCACGAATCGCCCATTTGGTACTGATCGACGTCCTTGCCGTTGGCGTTGCCAAAACGCGCGGCCCGAAGCTTGCTGAGCAGTTGAAAGCCGTCAAGAAGAGCCTGAATACCCTGCGTTACCCTGAAGAGTCGTAG
- the uvrD gene encoding DNA helicase II yields the protein MDDVTAILDQLNPAQREAVSAPQGNLLVLAGAGSGKTRVLVHRIAWLMQAEGLSPYALLAVTFTNKAAREMRTRLEALLSISMRHVWVGTFHSIAHRLLRTHWQDARLPQHFQIIDSDDQLRLVKRMLKDYSIDDERFPPRQVQGFISGCKEEGLRPHQVNVDGDGYLGQMVELYERYQFICERGGLVDFGELLLRSLELLRDNPPLLNHYRERFGHVLVDEFQDTNTLQYAWLKLLTGLQTPMTAVGDDDQSIYGWRGAKVENIRRFEEEFPNTHTVRLEQNYRSTSAILEAANTLISHNSERLGKNLWTDGVEGDPISVYAGFNDLEEARYIVDTIKEKVDEGFNRRDVAILYRSNAQSRLLEETLIRQGMPYRIYGGHRFYERLEIKNALAYLRLLLNRDDDASLERVINVPTRGIGTRTVEIVRHRAREQSISLWQALHDAIQDGTLKGRAANAVQTFANLIEQLDNDASGLPLHEIIDHITTHTGLIEHHKSERGEKGQARVENLEELVTAARAFTHGDAFETPEAGEGMAALEAFLSEAALNAGDHEADEFEDSVQLMTLHSAKGLEFPVVFIAGVEEGLFPHKMSIEEPGRLEEERRLCYVGVTRAMQKLYLTHAETRRLHGKEVFPRPSRFLRELPPHLLEEVRLRGHISRPVTASRSSFAQQRVESDGDLPALHVGQRVMHPVFGEGIILNAEGEGARARVQVSFEGEGVKWLVLGFAKLTPL from the coding sequence ATGGACGACGTCACGGCGATACTTGATCAGCTTAACCCTGCCCAGCGCGAAGCGGTAAGCGCGCCTCAGGGTAACTTACTGGTACTGGCGGGTGCCGGGTCCGGTAAAACCCGCGTGCTGGTTCATCGCATTGCATGGCTAATGCAGGCCGAAGGGCTTTCGCCGTATGCCCTGTTGGCGGTCACGTTTACCAACAAGGCAGCGCGGGAAATGCGCACCCGCCTGGAAGCCCTGCTGAGCATCTCCATGCGCCATGTGTGGGTCGGCACGTTTCACTCTATCGCTCACCGCTTGCTGCGCACTCACTGGCAGGATGCTCGGCTACCACAGCACTTCCAAATCATCGACTCCGATGACCAGTTACGGCTGGTAAAACGGATGCTCAAAGATTACTCCATCGATGATGAGCGCTTCCCACCCCGTCAGGTGCAGGGATTCATCTCTGGCTGCAAAGAGGAAGGCCTTCGCCCCCACCAAGTAAACGTGGACGGCGATGGTTATCTTGGCCAGATGGTAGAGCTTTATGAGCGCTACCAATTTATCTGCGAACGCGGCGGCCTAGTGGACTTCGGTGAACTGCTGCTTCGCAGCCTGGAACTGTTGCGTGACAACCCGCCTTTGCTAAATCATTACCGCGAGCGCTTTGGTCATGTATTAGTCGATGAGTTTCAGGACACCAATACGCTGCAATACGCGTGGTTAAAACTACTCACTGGTCTGCAAACACCCATGACCGCCGTCGGTGATGATGACCAGTCAATTTACGGATGGCGTGGTGCCAAAGTGGAAAATATTCGCCGCTTTGAGGAGGAGTTTCCTAACACTCACACCGTACGCCTAGAGCAGAACTACCGTTCCACAAGCGCGATTCTGGAGGCCGCTAACACGCTGATTAGCCATAACAGCGAGCGGCTGGGCAAAAACCTATGGACTGACGGTGTCGAAGGCGACCCTATTTCTGTCTATGCCGGGTTTAACGACTTAGAAGAAGCTCGCTATATCGTCGATACCATCAAAGAAAAGGTCGATGAAGGGTTTAATCGCCGCGATGTTGCCATTCTTTACCGCTCGAATGCTCAGTCGCGTTTACTGGAAGAGACGCTGATCCGCCAAGGCATGCCCTACCGTATTTACGGCGGGCATCGCTTCTATGAGCGCTTAGAGATCAAAAATGCTCTAGCTTACCTGCGTCTACTGCTTAATCGTGATGACGATGCCTCTCTGGAGCGTGTGATTAACGTCCCCACCCGCGGGATTGGCACCCGCACGGTAGAAATTGTGCGCCATCGCGCTCGGGAACAAAGCATTTCACTATGGCAGGCGCTGCACGATGCCATTCAAGACGGCACGCTAAAAGGCCGTGCGGCCAACGCCGTGCAGACATTTGCCAACCTCATTGAGCAATTAGACAACGATGCATCTGGCCTGCCACTGCATGAAATTATCGACCACATCACCACTCATACTGGCCTTATCGAACATCACAAGAGCGAGCGCGGCGAAAAGGGGCAAGCGCGAGTGGAAAACTTGGAAGAACTGGTGACCGCTGCTCGCGCCTTTACGCATGGCGATGCCTTCGAAACCCCTGAGGCGGGCGAAGGCATGGCGGCACTGGAAGCATTTCTTTCCGAAGCGGCACTTAATGCAGGCGACCATGAAGCCGATGAGTTTGAAGACAGTGTGCAACTGATGACCCTGCACTCAGCCAAAGGCTTGGAGTTTCCCGTGGTGTTTATTGCCGGCGTTGAAGAGGGACTGTTTCCTCATAAAATGTCGATCGAAGAGCCAGGGCGACTCGAAGAGGAAAGGCGACTTTGCTATGTCGGCGTTACCCGCGCAATGCAGAAGCTCTACCTGACCCACGCCGAAACCCGCCGTCTGCACGGCAAAGAAGTGTTCCCCAGGCCATCGCGCTTTCTACGTGAACTTCCACCCCATCTCTTGGAAGAAGTCCGCCTTCGTGGTCATATTTCCCGTCCCGTTACCGCTTCACGCTCAAGTTTTGCGCAGCAGCGTGTTGAAAGCGACGGCGACCTACCTGCCCTGCATGTTGGCCAGCGGGTAATGCATCCGGTGTTTGGCGAAGGCATCATTCTGAATGCGGAGGGCGAAGGTGCCCGCGCCCGCGTACAGGTTAGCTTTGAAGGTGAAGGGGTGAAATGGCTCGTACTAGGATTTGCCAAACTCACCCCACTTTGA